One segment of Prionailurus bengalensis isolate Pbe53 chromosome X, Fcat_Pben_1.1_paternal_pri, whole genome shotgun sequence DNA contains the following:
- the LOC122477425 gene encoding melanoma-associated antigen 9-like isoform X2: MAGASGSQSHQGSSSPDEEGSSTWGAPAGAQASLPDALCVKVAGLVLLLLLKYRTKQPTTRAEMLAAVSQDDQDRFPVIFRRACEYLQLVLWVILLEDDRAPEEAVWEALGVMGVYAGREHVFYGEPRELLTEVWVQEGYLEYRQVPGSEPARYEFLWGPRAHAETSGVQVLQHILAVNSRQPGSPCLSEDAVSHEEERA; encoded by the exons atGGCAGGCGCTTCGGGGAGCCAGTCCCACCAGGGCTCCAGCAGCCCCGATGAGGAGGGGTCGAGCACCTGGGGGGCCCCGGCAGGGGCCCAGGCCTCGCTCCCAGATGCGCTCTGCGTGAAGGTGGCCGGCCTGGTGCTGCTTCTGCTCCTCAAGTATCGCACCAAGCAGCCGACCACACGGGCGGAGATGCTGGCGGCGGTTAGCCAAGATGACCAGGACCGCTTCCCCGTGATCTTCCGCCGAGCCTGCGAGTATCTGCAGCTG GTCCTATGGGTGATCCTCCTGGAGGACGACCGTGCCCCTGAGGAGGCGGTGTGGGAAGCGCTGGGGGTCATGGGGGTGTATGCCGGCAGGGAGCACGTATTCTATGGGGAGCCCAGGGAGCTGCTGACCGAAGTCTGGGTGCAGGAAGGGTACCTGGAGTACCGGCAGGTGCCCGGCAGCGAGCCCGCACGCTACGAGTTCCTGTGGGGTCCCAGGGCCCACGCAGAAACCAGCGGCGTGCAAGTGCTGCAGCACATCCTCGCGGTCAACAGCAGGCAGCCCGGGTCTCCGTGTCTGTCCGAAGACGCTGTGAGCCATGAGGAAGAGCGGGCCTGA
- the LOC122477425 gene encoding melanoma-associated antigen 9-like isoform X1: MAGASGSQSHQGSSSPDEEGSSTWGAPAGAQASLPDALCVKVAGLVLLLLLKYRTKQPTTRAEMLAAVSQDDQDRFPVIFRRACEYLQLVFGVDVKEVDPRERSYVLVSILGLSCDGTPSGRDGMPKTSLLVLVLWVILLEDDRAPEEAVWEALGVMGVYAGREHVFYGEPRELLTEVWVQEGYLEYRQVPGSEPARYEFLWGPRAHAETSGVQVLQHILAVNSRQPGSPCLSEDAVSHEEERA; this comes from the coding sequence atGGCAGGCGCTTCGGGGAGCCAGTCCCACCAGGGCTCCAGCAGCCCCGATGAGGAGGGGTCGAGCACCTGGGGGGCCCCGGCAGGGGCCCAGGCCTCGCTCCCAGATGCGCTCTGCGTGAAGGTGGCCGGCCTGGTGCTGCTTCTGCTCCTCAAGTATCGCACCAAGCAGCCGACCACACGGGCGGAGATGCTGGCGGCGGTTAGCCAAGATGACCAGGACCGCTTCCCCGTGATCTTCCGCCGAGCCTGCGAGTATCTGCAGCTGGTCTTTGGAGTCGACGTGAAGGAAGTGGACCCCCGCGAGCGCTCCTACGTCCTGGTCAGCATCCTGGGCCTCAGCTGCGATGGGACGCCGAGTGGTAGGGACGGCATGCCCAAGACCAGCCTCCTGGTGCTGGTCCTATGGGTGATCCTCCTGGAGGACGACCGTGCCCCTGAGGAGGCGGTGTGGGAAGCGCTGGGGGTCATGGGGGTGTATGCCGGCAGGGAGCACGTATTCTATGGGGAGCCCAGGGAGCTGCTGACCGAAGTCTGGGTGCAGGAAGGGTACCTGGAGTACCGGCAGGTGCCCGGCAGCGAGCCCGCACGCTACGAGTTCCTGTGGGGTCCCAGGGCCCACGCAGAAACCAGCGGCGTGCAAGTGCTGCAGCACATCCTCGCGGTCAACAGCAGGCAGCCCGGGTCTCCGTGTCTGTCCGAAGACGCTGTGAGCCATGAGGAAGAGCGGGCCTGA